The Streptomyces griseiscabiei genomic sequence CCCGGTGAGCGCGCTCAGTGGGGTGGAGTGGCGGTCGCCGGAGGTGTTCGAGGGGTATCTGCGGCTGCTTCGGCGGGACGGCGCCGGGGAGCGGCCGGCGCAGCCGGACCATGATCCGGCCGCGGTCGTTTTCGGGCTGGGGTACGGGCCGGTGCACGAGTCGCTGCCGTTCGCCGCCGCGGTGCTGGCGGCGGTCCGCTCCGCGGGGGGTTCGGCCCCAGCTGCGGTCGAGGCGGGGCCCCGGCGGGATCCGGCCGACATCGCCGACCGGATCCGGCACCTGGGGGAGCTGCACGAGGCGGGGCTGGTGACGGACGAGGAGTTCAGTGTGAAGAAGGCGGAGTTGCTGGCTGAGTTGTAGGTACTCGCCGTTGGGGGTCGCTTTCGTTGCCGGGTGCGGGTGCGTTGTGGCTGGTCGCGCAGCTCCCCGCGCCCCTTACGGGGCGCGCTGTCCTACTCCCTGCCTGCGGAAGTGAAGCGCATGTCCGCGTAACGGTCGCCCGCCACCTTCGCGGCTATCGGCTCCAGCAGCGTCATGTCCTCCTCGCCCAGGACGATCCTCGTCGCCGCCGTGTTCTCCTCCACCCTTCCCCGCCTGCGGGTGCCCGGGATCGGGACGACCGGGAGACCGTACGTCGCCGACTGCCGGTGGACCCAGGCCAGGGCGATCTGGCCCGGGGTGGCGCCGTGGGCCTCGGCGACCTCTCGGATCGGGTCCAGGAGGGCGGAGTTCGCCGCCGCGTTGGCGCCCGTGTAGCGGGGCTGGTGGCGGCGGAAGTCGTCGGCGGTGAGGTCCTCGGCCTTGGCGAAGGAGCCGGTGAGGAAGCCCCGTCCGAGCGGGGAGTAGGCGACGAGGGTGACGCCCAGCTCGCGGGCGGTGGGGACGACGTTCGTCTCGATGTCGCGGCTGAAGAGGGACCACTCGGACTGCACGGCCGCGATGGGGTGCACGGCGTGGGCCGTCCGCAGCTCGGCGGCCGTGACCTCGCTGAGGCCCAGCTGTTTGACCTTGCCCTCGCGGACCAGCTCGGCCATGACGCCGACGCTCTCCTCGAGGGGGACATCCACATCGCGGCGGTGCATGTAGTAGAGGTCGATCACGTCGACGTCCAGGCGGCGCAGGCTGTCCTCGACGGACTCGCGGATGTGCACCGCGTCGTTGCGGACGATCCGCTTGGTGGGGTCGCCGGGGTCGATCGCCAGGCCGAACTTGGTGGCGACGACGACCTCGTCGCGGTGCGCCTTGAAGAAGGGGGAGAGGAACTTCTCGTTCTCCCCGGCGCCGTACACGTACGCCGTGTCGTAGAGCGTGACGCCCAGCTCCAGTGCGCGGTCGAGGGTGGCCCGGGACTCCTCGGCGTCCGAGGGGCCGTACGCGAAGCTCACGCCGTACGCGAAGGTCATGGCCATGCAGCCGAGGCCCTGGACACCCACCTCGGGGCCGTCGGCGCCCAGCCGTGCGGTCGCGATCCTGCCGTTGGTCGTGGCGTCGGTCATGAAGCCCTCTCCGACGCCAGGGCCAGCCCCGCGTCAGCGTAGAAGTTGATCTTCCGGTCGAGCACGTTCAGGGTGTCCTGCAGCTCGGCGATGCGGGACAGGACGTCGTCCCGGGTCGACTTGAGCAGGTCGAAGCGCGCGGTGTAGGTGTGGTCGCCCTCGCGCACCAGTTCGGCGTACCGGACCATGTCGGCGACCGGCATACCGGTGAGCCGGAGCTTGCCGACGAGGTCGAGCCAGTCGAGGTCGCGGTTGCGGTAGCGGCGCTGGCCGGTGTGGGAGCGGTCGATGTGCGGCATCAGACCGATCCGCTCGTACCAGCGCAGGGTGTGCGCCGTCAGACCGGTGAGGTCGACGACCTCGCTGATCGTGTACTTGTCCTGCCCGTCCGGCCGGCGCGGCTTCAGCGGCGGTCCGGCGCAACTGTCGCCCCCTGCGGTACCCGTGGCACCCGCGGCATCGGTGGCACTCATGACACTCGG encodes the following:
- a CDS encoding aldo/keto reductase produces the protein MTDATTNGRIATARLGADGPEVGVQGLGCMAMTFAYGVSFAYGPSDAEESRATLDRALELGVTLYDTAYVYGAGENEKFLSPFFKAHRDEVVVATKFGLAIDPGDPTKRIVRNDAVHIRESVEDSLRRLDVDVIDLYYMHRRDVDVPLEESVGVMAELVREGKVKQLGLSEVTAAELRTAHAVHPIAAVQSEWSLFSRDIETNVVPTARELGVTLVAYSPLGRGFLTGSFAKAEDLTADDFRRHQPRYTGANAAANSALLDPIREVAEAHGATPGQIALAWVHRQSATYGLPVVPIPGTRRRGRVEENTAATRIVLGEEDMTLLEPIAAKVAGDRYADMRFTSAGRE
- a CDS encoding MerR family transcriptional regulator translates to MTVMETTSPPSVMSATDAAGATGTAGGDSCAGPPLKPRRPDGQDKYTISEVVDLTGLTAHTLRWYERIGLMPHIDRSHTGQRRYRNRDLDWLDLVGKLRLTGMPVADMVRYAELVREGDHTYTARFDLLKSTRDDVLSRIAELQDTLNVLDRKINFYADAGLALASERAS